The DNA sequence GAGGCCGTCCGGCCCGGTCCGGAAGTGGTCCAGCCCGGTCTCGCCGACGCCTCGCACCCGGTCGGCGGCGGCCAGCGCCTCGATCTCGCGCAGCGCCTCGTCCAGGTCGGTCAGTCGGGGTGCCTCATTGGGGTGCAGGGCGACCGTGGCGACCACCGCCGGGGTGCCGGCCGCCAGCTCGGCGCCCCAGCGCGACGACTCCAGGTCCACTCCGACCTGGACCAGCCGGTCGACGCCGACCGCTCCGGCCTGGGCGATCAGGGTGGCCACCGGGTCGCCGGTGTCCCGGCCGGGCACCGCCGGTTCGGCGACGGTCAGGTCCAGGTGGGTGTGGCTGTCGATCACCGGTACGGGCAGCGGGTCGGGTGGTGGTGGGAACTCCCCGGCCCGGCGGGCGGCCCGTTGGCGGCGGGTCTCGGCTGGCTGCGTCATCATCGGACAGCATCACACGCCCCGCTCCGGCCGGTTCACCGGCCCACCCGGGCGGCACCGTCAATGGACATCCGGCGGCAACCGCGCGTTCACCCGAAGCGGTGACCCGGCAACTACCGTCGGCGACGTGACTCTGAGCTCTGCGCGTGGCGGCGTCGCCGATGCCCCGGCCGGTCTGCACGTCCGCTTCGAGGGTGCGGTCTACCCGGCTAAGGAGATCGCCCGGGGTGCCGCGTACCGGCTGGTCAGCCTGGACCCGGTGGCCGGTTTCCAGCGCGACGGCCGGGGCCGCTGGTTCCGCCACGTGCATGCCAGCGAGGTCGGCCCGGTGCCCGGAGCGGGCATCTTCGGCGCCGGCCCGGGCGCCTCCGGCGGCGGCTTGGCGGAGGGCGAGGACCGCGCCGACGATCCGGGCGACAGCCCCCTGATGGCCCCGTTGACCCGGGCCGCCAGCTGGGCGGACATGCACCAGCTGAGCCAGACGCCGACGGCCGCCGACCATCCGGCGATCACCGTGGTCCGGCGCACCGCGACGGTCCGGCGTGGCACCCGGATGATGAAGGTCCTCTCCGGCCGGCAGGTGGCCGGATTCCTGCGTGGCTGGTCGCCGGCCGGTTTCTGCTACCGGGAGTACGACATCGCGCATCTGCGCACTCCGGCCGACCTGGCCCTGCTGCGCACCGACGACGGAGGCGGGCGGGACAGCCTGGAGGTGGCGTACGCGCTGCGCTGGCGGGCCATCGGCGCCGACGACTACGAGATCCCGGCCGGGCCGGCGTACCAAGGGCTGGTGGCCATGCCGCCACGGGACCGGATCGGCCCGCCGGTGCTCGGCACCGGGTTCACCCCGAGCGAGCGTCACCTGATCCCCGAGTTCGTCACCGCCGGCTGCACCGACCTGCCGATGCCGGCCAACGCCGCGCTGCTGGCGTACACCCCGGACGGCGCGGAGGTGGTGCTGTACACGTACCAGCCGGAGCAGCGCGGCTGGATCCGGATGGCCGGGCCGCAGCGACGGCACCTGCTCGACGGCATCCCCGACGTCCCGTCCGACCAGGAGTACCTACGCACCGGCGACCTGCCGCAGTCGACCCAGCTGGTCGGCACCCACGACGGCCAGACGTACGAGGCGGTCGCCGACCCGCCGCACGAGTTCCGGGTGTTGGCGATGACCCGGGCCGCCCGCTACCCCGTCGACTCGCTGGCCCGCCGGGTGCGGCTCGCCACCTGGCGCGACGCCCGCTGTCAGGTGCTGCGGCAGGACTCCGGGTGGAGCCGGCTGCGGCTGTGCCGGCCCACCCCGGAGGCGGTCGCGTCGCTCGGCGCGCAGTGCTACGAACGCGGGGTGTACGAGGTGTGGGCACCGAGCGTGGAGATCTCCGACGAAGGCCCGACCGACCTGCCGTACCAGCTGTGAACCAGCGGGGCCAGAGGTGGCGCCGCGCTCACCCGGCGGCCAGGTGGGTCAGCTCGACCACGAAGTAGCCGGCGAAGACCAGCATGATCGCGCCGGAGAGCCGGTCGAACCAGGCGATCGTCCGCGGCGTCAGGAAGCGACGTGCCTGGGCGGCACCGACCGCCAGGATCAGGAACCAGGTCCACGACGCGGAGAGCGTCCCGGCGGCGAACGTCGCCCGGGAGTCCGCCGGCTGGGCGATCACCGCCGCCCCGATCACCCCGACCATGTCGAGGATGGCGTGCGGGTTGAGCAACGAGACGCTGACCGTACGCCCGATGACCTGGCGGACCGACCCGACCGCCGCCCCCGGCCCCGGCCCGCCCGGCGGGCCGACGGTGAGGTGCCCGCCGGCGGTACGGATGGAGCGCACGCCCAGGTAGGTGAGGAAGACCGTGCCGAAGACGAGCAGCGCCGGCCGTACGCCCGGCACGGTGGCGATCAGGCCGGACACGCCGGCGAACCCGGCGACGATCAGCAGCGTGTCGCAGCAGCCGGCGGCCAGCACCGCCCACAGCGCACGCGGCAGGCCGGCCGCCAGCCCTTGGCTGACCACGAAGACGTTCTGCGGCCCGATCGGCATGATCAGGCCGAGGCCGAGCAGCAACCCGGCGAGGTAGTCGGTCACCCGGTCAGGCGGTGAGCCGGGCCAGCTCCTCGTCGACGATCGACTCGTCGAGCTTGCGGAACACCGGCTTCGGCGCGGCCAGCGGCCGACCGGGCTCGACCGGGGTGGACTCCCACCGGGCACCGTCGCGGTAGTCGCCGGTGAGGATCGGGTACGCCGGCCCGCCGTCGAGGTCGTCGACCTCGACGATCCGGGGCATCGGCGCGTGTACGCCGGTGCCGCCGAGCAGCTCGTGGATCTTCTGCGCCGAGTGCGGCAGGAACGGGGTGAGCAGGGTGTTCGCGTCGGCGACCACCTGCAGGGCGACGTGCAGGACGGTGCCCATCCGGGGCTTGTCCGCCTCGCCCTTGAGCTTCCACGGGGCCTGGTCGGACAGGTACCGGTTGGCCTCGGCGACCACCCGCATCGCCTCACCGATGGCCTGCTTCTGCCGGTGCCGTTCGATCAGCGCGCCGACCGTGCCGAACGCGGCCCGGCTGGTCGCCAGCAGCGCTTCGTCGGCGGCGGTCAGCCCGGCCGGGTCGATCGGCGGGATGGCGCCGAAGTTCTTGGCGGCCATCGAGATCGACCGGTTGACCAGGTTGCCCCAGTCGTTGACCAGCTCGTCGTTGTTGCGACGCCGGAACTCGGCCCAGGTGAAGTCGGTGTCCTGGCTCTCCGGGCCGGCCACGGCGATGAAGTAGCGCAGCGCGTCGGCGTCGTAGCGGGCCAGGAAGTCCCGCACGTAGATGACCACCTGGCGGGAGGAGGAGAACTTGCGCCCCTCCATGGTCAGGAACTCGCTGGAGACCACCTCGGTGGGCAGGTTGAGCCGACCGAGCCGACCGGGCTCGCCGCCGTGGTCGCCCTCGCCGGAGTAGCCGAGCAGCAGCGACGGCCAGATCACCGAGTGGAAGACGATGTTGTCCTTGCCCATGAAGTAGTAGCCACGGGCGTCCTCGCCGTCGGTGTCCGCGATCCACCAGCGGCGCCAGGCGTCCGGGTCACCGGACCGCCGGGCCCACTCGATCGAGGCGGACAGGTAGCCGATCACCGCGTCGAACCAGACGTAGATCCGCTTGTCGCCGCGCTCGCGCCAGCCGTCCAACGGGATCGGCACGCCCCACTCCAGGTCCCGGGTGATCGCCCGGGGCTGCAGGTCGTCGAGCAGGTTGCGGGAGAACCGCAGCACGTTGGGCCGCCAGCCGTCGCGGGTGTCCAGCCACTTGCCGAGTGCCTGGGCGAACGCTGGCAGGTCGAGGAAGAAATGCTCGGTCTCGACGAAGTTCGGCGTCTCCCCGTTGATCTTGGAGCGCGGGTCGATCAGCTGGACCGGGTCGAGCTGGTTGCCGCAGTTGTCGCACTGGTCGCCCCGGGCGGCGTCGTAGCCGCAGATCGGGCAGGTGCCCTCGATGTAGCGGTCCGGCAGGGTACGACCGGTCGACGGGGAGATCGCGCCGAGGGTGGTCTTCGGCACGATGTAGCCGTTGCGGTGCAACGTCTCGAACAGCTCCTGGACCACCTGGTAGTGGTTGCCGGTGGTGGTCCGGGTGAACAGGTCGTAGGACAGACCGAGCCCGTGCAGGTCCTCGACGATCACCCGGTTGTACCGGTCGGCCAGCTCGCGCGGCTTGAGCCCTTCGCTGTCGGCCTGCACCTGGATCGGCGTGCCGTGCTCGTCGGTGCCGGAGATCATGAGCACGTCGTGACCGGCCATCCGCATGTACCGGCTGAACACGTCGGAGGGCACCCCGAAACCGGAGACGTGGCCGATGTGGCGGGGCCCGTTGGCGTAGGGCCAGGCGACCGCCGCGAGAACGTGACTCATGCGACCAGCCTAGTTAGTGTCACCAGGCGTACGCGAACGGGTTGCCGAGCCGCCCGACGGAGCGCGACACGCCTGGGGGGTTCGCCCCGGCTCCACGTACCGGGGTGTGGAATGGCGGGGTGACCGGGGAACCCAGCATGCCGGAGTCCGACGGGCCGACGACCGCCCGACCTTCCCGGGAGCCGACCGCCCGACCCTCCCGGGAGCCCACCGCCCGGCCCGCCCGAAAGTCGGCGAGCGCTCCCGGGCAGCGTCGGCGGCGGCCGAGCCCCTGGGCGACTGCCGGGCCGGAGGGCACCTGGTGGCACGGCGGCGAATCAGCCGCCGCCCATCCGGCCACGCCGGTGACCCTGGACGCCGACGAGCCGGCCGACACCAGCGCACCAGCCGGCACCGATGCACCGGACATCCGTGCACCAGCGGACACCGGCGCACCGGCCGACACCGGCGAACCGGATGCCGGCGCAGCGACCCGTGACGGCAGACCGGTGCGGACCGTGGCACCGGTAGCGGAGCGGCCGCCGGGTCGCCCGGTCGCCCGTCAGCGGCGGACGCGAGTCCGGCGGACCCGCCGGCCGGCGACCGGCATCGCCTGGATCGTGGTCGTCGCGGCGGCGGCGGCGTTCCTCGGCTGGGTCAGCGCCGAACCGCTGTGGCTGGCCGTCGGCCGGGGCGTCCCCGGCACCGCCACGGTCACCGACTGCACCGGCGACGGCCTGGGCCGACGGTGTCTCGGCGAGTTCGCCGCACAGACCGGCTTCACCGTCGACCGGGTACGGCTGTTCGGCGTACCGCCGGTGGACCAGGCCGTCGGCGCCGAGCTGACCGCCCGGATGTTGCACCGCGAACGGGACACCGCGTACGTCGTGGCCGATCTGGTCGTGCTGCACCTGCGGTGGTCGGTCGGCTGGGGGCTGACCGTGCTGCTCGGCGTACTGCTGATCTGGGGCAGCGGTGCCCGCCGGCTGGCCAGCGCGGCGGCCCGCCGGGGCGCCACCGCCGCCGCGTTGCTGGCACCGGTCCTGCTGGCCGCCGGGTTCCTGGCCGCCGCCTGGAGCGTCTGACATCGACCGACCGGAGCAGGCATCGACCAGCCGTAGCGCGACGCATCGACGACCCGAAATATATTCTTCGGCGGGGAGGTCCCGCGACGTCGGGCGGCAGCCTACGATCACGGGGTGATCTCGGCGGCAGACTCGGACGCGGCAAGCGGTGAACCAGCGGTGACGGTGACAGCGGACCGGCCGGTCCGTCCACCGGACGCCGGCCCGACGGGTCCCCACCCGGGCGGCACCGGGGCGTCAGGACCGTCGGGGCCGACCGGCGGGGTCGGGCTGCCGGCCGTGGTCCGCCGCCGGCTGGCACCACTGGACAACTGGCTGGAGCCGTGGTCCTGGCTGGCCACCGCCGTGGTGGTGACCATCGCCGGCGTACTGCGGCTGGTCAACCTGAGCCACCCGCCGGGCCTGATCTTCGACGAGCTCTACTACGCCAACGAGGCCAACGAGCTGCGCCAGTACGGCTTCGAGTGGGACGAGACCAACAACACCCCGGCGTACGTGGTGCATCCGCCGCTCGGCAAGTGGATCATCTCGCTGGGCGTCCGCTTGTTCGACTTCACCGAGTTCGGCTGGCGGATCTCGGCGGCGGTGGTCGGCATCCTGATGGTGCTGATCATCACCCGGACGGCCCGGCGGTTGTTCCGCTCCACGGTCCTCGGCTGCACGGCCGGGCTGCTGCTCGCCCTGGACGGCTTCCATCTGGTGCTGTCCCGGACCGCCCTGCTCGACATCTTCCTCGCGTTCTTCGTGCTCGCCGCCTTCGCCGCGCTGGTCGTCGACCGGGACTGGAGTCGGCGGCGGTGGCTGCGGGCGGTCGACGACGGGCTCGATCCGACTCTGCCGGGCCGCGCCGGCCGACCGCCGTTCGCCGTACCGTGGTGGCGGCTGATCGCGGCGCTGCTGCTCGGCTGCGGTCTCGCCGTCAAGTGGAGCGCGCTGTGGTTCATCCCGGTGTTCGGCCTGCTGGTGATCTGGTGGGAGGCCGGTGCCCGCCGGTCCGCCGGGGTCCGCCGGCCGTGGCTGGACGCGACGCTCGGCGAGATCGGTTGGCTGGTCCTCGGCGGGGTGCTGATCCTCGGCACCTACCTCGCCAGCTGGTCGGGCTGGCTGGCAACCGACGGCGGCTACCTGCGGCACTGGCGGGCGGACAACGGCATGTCCGAGGCGCCGGTCATCGGCGCCCTGCAGAACCTCTGGCACTACCACACCCAGGCGTACGGCTTCCACAGCACATTGGAGACGGAGCACCGCTACCAGTCGTGGCCGTGGCAGTGGCTGCTGCTGGGCCGCCCGGTCGCCTTCCACTGGACCGACCAGACCGCCTGCGGAGCACCCAGCTGCGCCGAGGAGGTGCTGCTGCTGGGCACTCCGCTGCTGTGGTGGTCGTTCCTGCCGGCCCTGGCGGCGCTGGTCTGGCTCGGTATCGCCCGCCGGGACTGGCGGGCCGGGGCGATCCTCGCCGGGGTGGCCGCCGGGCTGCTGCCGTGGTTCTACTACGCCACCGAGGGCCGGACCATGTTCTCCTTCTACACCGCGCCAGCGCTGCCGTTCCTGATCCTCGCGGTGACCTATGTGCTCGGCGCGATCGTCACACCGTCCGGTGGGACGGCGGTCGCCGATCCGGCCGGCAACGACCGACGGTTGGTCGGCGCGGTGGTCGCCGGCACCTACGTCCTGCTGGTTGCCGTCTGCTTCGCGTACTTCTACCCGATCTTCGTCGGTGAGCCGCTGCCGTACGAGGACTGGTCGGCGCGGATGTGGCTCGGCGGGCGCTGGATCTGACCATCGCGGCCGGCCCGCTCCCGGCCCGCTGCCCGTCCGGTGGTCTACGGGCCCGTCCGGTGGTCGACGACCGCCGGACGGGTGCCGTCAGCCGATCGTGGACTCACCCGACCCAAGTCTCCACTGTGATCAGCAGCGTCGGCTGAGACAGCAGGTGGGCGAGGGTGCCGGAGAGCATTGGAAGACAAAAGAAGCGCGCCCCGATCGCCTGCCACGGGGGAAGCGGGCGATAGGGGCGCGCATGAAAAGCTTAACCAGGTCGACCCCTGCCGCACAACGGGCCAGGCAAGGCTAGTTTGCGGTTCAGCACGGAACGGAACAACCACCAAAAGCGACATCCACTGTCATAGTCAGCGAAAGCGGCGGCGGAGGCTACGTCGGTTCTGCCCCGGCGCGCTGCGGTCGATCCGGCGAAGCGCCAGCTCCGAGTCACGGCGACGCTGATCAGCCAGATCACTGAAGGTCAGCACCAGGCCGCGTACCCCCGGCACCCGCCGCAGATCCCGGCACCGCACCTCGAGCAGCACGTGGCTGCCGTCCGGCCGGCGCAGCACCCACTGGTCACCCACCGCCGAACCGTCGTCCCGGTCACCGGCCGCGCCGAGGGTCCGGGACACCTGCGCCTGATCGGCGGGGTGCACCAGGTCCCGCCAGTCGGCGAGGACCG is a window from the Solwaraspora sp. WMMD792 genome containing:
- a CDS encoding LysE family transporter; the encoded protein is MTDYLAGLLLGLGLIMPIGPQNVFVVSQGLAAGLPRALWAVLAAGCCDTLLIVAGFAGVSGLIATVPGVRPALLVFGTVFLTYLGVRSIRTAGGHLTVGPPGGPGPGAAVGSVRQVIGRTVSVSLLNPHAILDMVGVIGAAVIAQPADSRATFAAGTLSASWTWFLILAVGAAQARRFLTPRTIAWFDRLSGAIMLVFAGYFVVELTHLAAG
- the metG gene encoding methionine--tRNA ligase, which encodes MSHVLAAVAWPYANGPRHIGHVSGFGVPSDVFSRYMRMAGHDVLMISGTDEHGTPIQVQADSEGLKPRELADRYNRVIVEDLHGLGLSYDLFTRTTTGNHYQVVQELFETLHRNGYIVPKTTLGAISPSTGRTLPDRYIEGTCPICGYDAARGDQCDNCGNQLDPVQLIDPRSKINGETPNFVETEHFFLDLPAFAQALGKWLDTRDGWRPNVLRFSRNLLDDLQPRAITRDLEWGVPIPLDGWRERGDKRIYVWFDAVIGYLSASIEWARRSGDPDAWRRWWIADTDGEDARGYYFMGKDNIVFHSVIWPSLLLGYSGEGDHGGEPGRLGRLNLPTEVVSSEFLTMEGRKFSSSRQVVIYVRDFLARYDADALRYFIAVAGPESQDTDFTWAEFRRRNNDELVNDWGNLVNRSISMAAKNFGAIPPIDPAGLTAADEALLATSRAAFGTVGALIERHRQKQAIGEAMRVVAEANRYLSDQAPWKLKGEADKPRMGTVLHVALQVVADANTLLTPFLPHSAQKIHELLGGTGVHAPMPRIVEVDDLDGGPAYPILTGDYRDGARWESTPVEPGRPLAAPKPVFRKLDESIVDEELARLTA
- a CDS encoding phospholipid carrier-dependent glycosyltransferase → MPAVVRRRLAPLDNWLEPWSWLATAVVVTIAGVLRLVNLSHPPGLIFDELYYANEANELRQYGFEWDETNNTPAYVVHPPLGKWIISLGVRLFDFTEFGWRISAAVVGILMVLIITRTARRLFRSTVLGCTAGLLLALDGFHLVLSRTALLDIFLAFFVLAAFAALVVDRDWSRRRWLRAVDDGLDPTLPGRAGRPPFAVPWWRLIAALLLGCGLAVKWSALWFIPVFGLLVIWWEAGARRSAGVRRPWLDATLGEIGWLVLGGVLILGTYLASWSGWLATDGGYLRHWRADNGMSEAPVIGALQNLWHYHTQAYGFHSTLETEHRYQSWPWQWLLLGRPVAFHWTDQTACGAPSCAEEVLLLGTPLLWWSFLPALAALVWLGIARRDWRAGAILAGVAAGLLPWFYYATEGRTMFSFYTAPALPFLILAVTYVLGAIVTPSGGTAVADPAGNDRRLVGAVVAGTYVLLVAVCFAYFYPIFVGEPLPYEDWSARMWLGGRWI